One window of the Sphaerochaeta associata genome contains the following:
- a CDS encoding ABC transporter substrate-binding protein, with translation MKRNMRIVVSLLLVVCMSLSLFAAGQTEAAKAPARKVINLWSFTDEVPKMLEKYKALNPDFDYEINTTIIATTDGAYQPALDQALASGGDNAPDLYCAESAFVLKYTQGDAAHFAAPYKSLGIDVDKKLKESDIAPYTVDIGSNSKGELVGLGYQATGGAFIYRRSIAKDVWGTDDPAVVGSKVGPGWEKFFQAAEDLRKKNYAIISGDGDIWHAIEGSSPKGWIVDGKLYVDKTREDFLDIAKTMLDKGYHNDTRDWTDAWFADMKDAGAKKVFGFFGPAWLINYVMAGNSGGTKPGEGTYGDWAVCEPPVGFFWGGTWVIANNNSPVKDAVGKIIEWITLDSSETGLQYFWANGTLNGPGGTKDTVASGTVMKKSDGTLPFLGGQDMFDVFVPAGAFATGKNKTQYDETINMYWRDQVRSYSAGNKSRSAALAEFKKQVADNLAISAL, from the coding sequence ATGAAACGGAACATGCGCATCGTCGTCAGTTTGCTGCTGGTCGTCTGCATGAGTCTCTCGCTGTTCGCCGCCGGCCAGACTGAAGCCGCCAAGGCCCCTGCGAGAAAGGTCATCAATCTTTGGAGCTTCACCGATGAAGTGCCCAAGATGCTCGAAAAGTACAAAGCACTTAATCCCGATTTCGACTATGAGATCAACACAACCATCATCGCCACCACTGACGGAGCTTATCAGCCGGCACTTGACCAGGCCCTTGCTTCGGGTGGAGACAATGCTCCCGACCTCTACTGTGCAGAGTCTGCATTCGTCCTGAAGTATACCCAGGGTGATGCTGCACATTTCGCAGCTCCCTACAAATCCTTGGGCATCGATGTAGACAAGAAGCTTAAGGAATCCGATATCGCTCCTTATACTGTTGACATCGGAAGCAACAGCAAGGGTGAGCTGGTAGGTTTGGGCTATCAGGCAACCGGTGGAGCTTTCATCTATCGCCGCTCTATTGCAAAAGACGTCTGGGGCACCGACGATCCAGCAGTAGTCGGATCCAAGGTCGGTCCGGGTTGGGAGAAATTCTTCCAGGCTGCAGAAGACCTTCGCAAGAAAAACTACGCCATCATCAGCGGTGACGGAGACATCTGGCACGCCATCGAAGGCTCTTCCCCGAAGGGATGGATCGTAGACGGAAAGCTCTATGTCGACAAGACCCGTGAAGATTTCCTTGACATTGCCAAGACCATGCTCGATAAGGGGTATCACAACGACACCCGCGACTGGACCGATGCTTGGTTTGCCGACATGAAAGACGCCGGTGCCAAGAAGGTATTTGGTTTCTTCGGTCCCGCATGGCTGATCAATTACGTCATGGCCGGCAACAGCGGTGGAACCAAGCCCGGTGAAGGCACCTATGGTGACTGGGCAGTGTGCGAACCTCCGGTAGGATTCTTCTGGGGCGGTACGTGGGTTATTGCAAACAACAACAGCCCCGTCAAGGACGCAGTGGGCAAGATTATCGAATGGATCACCCTGGACAGCTCCGAGACCGGTCTGCAGTACTTCTGGGCCAACGGCACCCTCAATGGTCCCGGCGGAACCAAGGACACTGTTGCTTCCGGTACGGTCATGAAGAAGAGCGACGGCACCCTGCCGTTCCTCGGTGGACAGGATATGTTTGACGTATTCGTACCCGCCGGCGCTTTCGCCACCGGTAAGAACAAGACCCAGTATGATGAGACCATCAACATGTACTGGCGTGATCAGGTTCGTTCCTACAGCGCAGGAAACAAGTCCCGCTCCGCTGCTCTCGCAGAGTTCAAGAAGCAGGTTGCCGACAACCTCGCAATCAGCGCCCTGTAA
- a CDS encoding M20 family metallopeptidase, translating into MDHIPSTLELLQDLLHIDSQNPPGNEQGMVDYIAEYCRKLGIPYTTYTYAENRSNLFITFGTGSQRPLTLLGHLDTVRFDSAAWTYPPLGGEIHDNYLYGRGALDMKYFVAAAMTIVGRLHAMQDRFNGPINVLFTADEETGSSQGIRKVLQENKVRDALAGSLVLNEGGGFATRHGQTLTYLFETGQKSVARLRVSIPELPDTNPYFPTLSHEKILVQVIRRLDALKLDTALPRSVEDLKRVFFAENTDFSASDRRLFETMSQSMITPTIIHGGSRNKQLPAGLKAAIDFDCRLLPNLGRQEFLDAIEKAIGDLPVTFELTSFSQGYEATVGPDLVYLLETALQKHDSEIESLVPFITPGSNDGKYLKPLGCDVLGFAPLSSEQPFSSIMPLIHGVDERISLASLTFCEQVLQDVCLTYLTGDTIRE; encoded by the coding sequence ATGGATCACATACCGTCAACCCTTGAACTGCTGCAAGACCTTCTACACATCGATTCGCAGAACCCTCCCGGAAACGAGCAGGGCATGGTCGACTATATCGCTGAGTATTGCAGAAAGCTCGGCATACCATACACCACCTACACCTACGCTGAGAATCGCTCAAACCTATTTATTACATTCGGAACGGGAAGCCAAAGGCCCCTGACGCTTCTGGGCCATCTCGACACCGTACGCTTCGACAGCGCAGCGTGGACCTACCCTCCGCTCGGAGGCGAAATTCATGACAACTACCTCTACGGCAGGGGAGCTTTGGACATGAAATACTTTGTTGCAGCTGCTATGACCATTGTAGGTCGGTTGCATGCAATGCAAGACCGTTTCAACGGCCCCATCAATGTACTCTTTACCGCCGATGAGGAGACCGGAAGCTCCCAGGGTATACGCAAGGTTCTCCAAGAGAACAAGGTCCGTGATGCCCTAGCCGGATCACTCGTATTGAATGAAGGCGGCGGCTTTGCCACCCGTCACGGCCAAACACTGACGTACCTGTTTGAAACAGGACAGAAATCAGTAGCACGGCTTCGGGTGAGCATACCAGAGCTGCCTGATACCAATCCCTACTTCCCCACCCTCTCTCATGAAAAAATTCTCGTGCAGGTCATCAGACGACTCGACGCCTTGAAGCTGGACACAGCCCTGCCTCGTTCGGTCGAGGACTTGAAGCGCGTTTTCTTTGCGGAAAACACCGATTTTTCAGCATCTGATCGTCGGCTCTTCGAAACCATGAGTCAGTCGATGATTACCCCGACCATCATACACGGCGGCTCCAGAAACAAGCAGTTGCCTGCTGGATTGAAAGCAGCCATCGACTTCGATTGCCGCCTCCTTCCCAATCTGGGTAGACAGGAATTCCTTGACGCCATCGAAAAAGCCATCGGCGACCTTCCGGTCACATTTGAGCTCACTTCCTTCTCACAAGGCTATGAAGCGACAGTGGGACCGGATCTTGTATATCTGCTGGAGACGGCACTACAGAAGCATGATAGCGAGATTGAATCGCTGGTGCCGTTCATCACCCCAGGTTCGAATGACGGTAAATACCTCAAACCGCTCGGCTGCGATGTCCTGGGGTTTGCTCCGCTCTCCAGCGAGCAACCCTTCAGCTCCATCATGCCCCTGATACATGGTGTGGATGAGCGAATTTCCCTTGCCTCGCTTACTTTTTGTGAACAGGTGCTCCAAGACGTTTGTCTGACGTACCTGACAGGAGACACCATACGTGAGTAA
- a CDS encoding response regulator transcription factor produces MNHTVRFLLVDDHPLFRQGLASVIENVRRYKVTAEATTITQALSLLDSIEVDVALVDISLQQENGLELVKTLKTTHPRISCIVVSMYDEIIYASSALKAGAKGYVMKQEAASSLLDAIELVLKGKIYLSKDMRERMLDTMLLGDSREEIDPVKLLSIREMEVLRLLGQGFGVSEIAQNLNLSVKTINVYRDNIRHKLSINDAGSLRRFAIQWVKSNER; encoded by the coding sequence ATGAATCATACCGTTCGATTCCTCTTGGTGGATGACCACCCCCTGTTCAGGCAGGGCCTGGCCAGTGTCATAGAAAATGTCCGGCGTTACAAGGTAACCGCTGAGGCGACCACCATCACCCAGGCTCTCTCATTGCTCGATTCGATCGAGGTTGATGTGGCTCTGGTGGACATCTCGTTGCAGCAGGAGAACGGTCTTGAGCTGGTCAAGACGTTGAAAACCACCCATCCCAGGATTTCCTGCATCGTTGTATCGATGTACGATGAAATCATCTACGCTTCCAGTGCCTTGAAGGCGGGGGCAAAGGGATATGTGATGAAACAGGAAGCAGCCTCCTCGCTGCTCGATGCCATCGAGTTGGTGCTCAAGGGAAAAATCTACTTGTCCAAGGATATGCGCGAACGGATGCTGGACACGATGCTGCTTGGGGACAGTCGGGAGGAAATCGATCCGGTAAAGCTGCTGAGCATCAGGGAGATGGAGGTCCTGCGCCTCCTGGGTCAAGGGTTCGGTGTCTCCGAGATAGCACAGAACCTCAACCTCTCGGTCAAGACCATCAATGTCTATAGGGATAACATCCGTCACAAGCTGTCGATAAACGACGCAGGCTCTCTGCGCAGGTTTGCGATCCAATGGGTGAAAAGCAACGAACGTTGA
- a CDS encoding M24 family metallopeptidase, translating into MSNVEKITQLIQELRNQDIDTLLILSREDSDKVLPLLLPVHVVAQTAFFINKTGKPIVLTGSTDANMYKDFGIFEIVEVKEDFETDFLRLFNRINPKKLALNISELDYLADGLTVGQYMLLEKIIGPKRLAGCETSSEQIVRKLRSIKSEYEIQCIRHAVEVTCSIYEEVASCISIGMSETQIGDLFVEGMKRHQVVNAFGEPYSYPLVCINRCGLAHREPNAKNILEQGDILICDFSVSYKGYCSDIARSFYALAEGEQEALQEVLRAFQTTVDAVSAVIEAIKPGLMGYEADRIGRSIIENAGYPTIRHSTGHQLGMRVHDGGTSLSPESNPNSHFPIQKGEVYAIEPTVIQDGGAPSFIVEEDVVVTESTVQILSRRQRELWYIAR; encoded by the coding sequence GTGAGTAACGTCGAAAAGATCACCCAACTGATCCAGGAACTTCGCAATCAAGACATTGACACCCTGCTCATCCTCTCTCGAGAGGATTCCGATAAGGTTCTTCCTCTCCTGCTGCCCGTCCACGTGGTTGCGCAAACAGCTTTCTTCATCAACAAAACCGGCAAGCCCATCGTGCTGACCGGCAGTACCGATGCAAATATGTACAAGGACTTTGGCATTTTCGAAATTGTCGAAGTGAAGGAGGATTTCGAAACCGACTTCCTTCGCTTGTTCAATCGCATCAATCCGAAAAAACTCGCGCTGAACATCAGCGAGCTTGACTACCTCGCCGATGGACTTACCGTCGGTCAGTACATGCTTTTGGAGAAGATTATCGGTCCAAAGCGTTTGGCCGGGTGTGAAACGAGCAGTGAACAGATTGTAAGAAAGCTGCGCAGCATCAAGAGCGAGTACGAAATACAGTGCATCAGGCATGCTGTGGAAGTGACCTGCAGCATCTATGAGGAAGTAGCCTCATGTATCTCGATCGGTATGAGTGAGACGCAAATCGGAGACCTCTTTGTCGAAGGCATGAAACGCCATCAGGTGGTCAATGCGTTTGGAGAGCCCTACAGTTACCCTTTGGTCTGCATAAACCGCTGCGGTCTTGCACACCGTGAGCCGAACGCAAAAAACATCCTTGAACAAGGAGATATCCTGATTTGCGACTTCAGCGTCTCCTACAAAGGGTATTGCTCTGATATCGCACGAAGTTTTTATGCCCTGGCCGAGGGAGAGCAAGAAGCCCTGCAGGAGGTGTTGAGGGCATTTCAGACCACCGTCGATGCGGTGTCTGCAGTCATTGAAGCCATCAAGCCAGGCCTGATGGGATATGAAGCCGACCGCATTGGTCGTTCCATCATAGAGAACGCAGGCTATCCGACCATTCGCCACTCAACAGGCCACCAGCTCGGCATGCGTGTGCACGATGGGGGAACCTCCCTCAGCCCCGAATCCAATCCCAACAGCCATTTCCCCATCCAGAAGGGAGAAGTCTATGCAATCGAACCCACGGTAATCCAGGATGGCGGGGCGCCCTCCTTCATTGTTGAAGAAGATGTGGTTGTGACCGAAAGCACAGTGCAAATTCTCAGCAGACGCCAGAGGGAACTCTGGTATATTGCGAGGTAG
- a CDS encoding pyridoxal phosphate-dependent aminotransferase, with the protein MQKDAAALFSHESINLTALKAKAFNFRWAEVDEGVIPMTAADPDFPVAPEIVQSIQDYIKDGYFSYTPHTGFPRFKQSMARYVNEKKAEGIEADLVLPIDSAARGMYIIAETVLAPGDEVIVFDPVDYLFRESTLAAGGKVVLFPAKVTEDERIDLSNLESYVTPKTKMICLCNPHNPLGLVYSKEDLEHILAIANKYDLWIMNDEIWSDIVYSERPFTSILSLGKALNKKTLSVFGFSKSFGIASLRAGALYATQPEIFQELVKKSGVLTTAGGITAISQIAAITCLDSCGYWLDAFLKHLQANRDHAVQRLRAMPYVSVRKPQATYLLFIDISATGLSSETFAARLRTEGRLALVPGTARFFGPGAEGYVRLCFATSRQLLDEGLDRLEAFLNSL; encoded by the coding sequence ATGCAAAAGGACGCTGCAGCACTATTCAGTCATGAATCAATCAATCTCACTGCGCTGAAGGCCAAGGCATTCAATTTCCGATGGGCGGAAGTTGACGAGGGAGTCATCCCGATGACAGCCGCCGACCCCGACTTTCCCGTAGCCCCTGAAATTGTGCAGTCCATCCAGGATTACATCAAGGACGGGTATTTCTCCTATACTCCGCACACAGGGTTCCCTCGGTTCAAGCAATCAATGGCCCGATATGTCAATGAGAAGAAAGCGGAGGGAATCGAGGCTGATTTGGTTCTTCCCATAGACAGTGCCGCACGCGGGATGTACATCATTGCCGAAACAGTCCTTGCACCTGGAGACGAAGTCATTGTGTTCGATCCGGTTGACTATCTCTTCAGGGAATCCACCCTGGCCGCTGGAGGAAAGGTGGTCCTGTTCCCCGCCAAGGTCACCGAGGACGAGCGGATCGACTTGAGCAATCTTGAATCATATGTTACTCCGAAAACTAAAATGATCTGCCTGTGCAATCCGCATAACCCTCTGGGTTTGGTGTATTCCAAGGAAGACCTTGAGCACATCCTGGCAATAGCGAACAAGTATGACTTGTGGATCATGAACGATGAGATCTGGTCCGATATCGTCTATTCCGAACGTCCGTTTACAAGCATCCTTTCTCTCGGAAAAGCCTTGAACAAGAAAACCCTCAGCGTCTTTGGCTTCTCCAAAAGTTTCGGCATTGCATCCCTGCGTGCCGGAGCCCTGTATGCAACCCAACCGGAGATTTTCCAGGAATTGGTTAAGAAATCCGGGGTCTTGACCACAGCCGGAGGCATAACGGCAATCTCGCAGATAGCTGCGATCACTTGTCTGGACTCGTGCGGTTATTGGCTGGATGCGTTTCTCAAGCATCTTCAGGCAAACCGCGACCATGCCGTACAGCGCCTGAGGGCGATGCCCTATGTTTCGGTGCGTAAACCCCAGGCAACCTATCTGCTGTTCATCGACATCTCGGCAACAGGCCTCTCTTCAGAAACTTTTGCAGCCAGGCTCCGTACGGAAGGCCGTCTTGCCCTCGTTCCTGGCACGGCACGCTTCTTCGGACCAGGAGCCGAGGGGTATGTGCGCCTCTGCTTTGCAACTTCGCGCCAGCTGCTTGATGAAGGGCTGGACCGTCTCGAGGCGTTTTTGAACAGCCTGTAA
- a CDS encoding substrate-binding domain-containing protein, which translates to MQSKHRCIGIFTASLDDEYQSALWHAMEQEAKKRNIGTISFIGSRLGSPIASEASSNLAYHLASEQNIDGLIIIASSLATFFTTVDLNKFFSPWSSLPRVSIGMRMQGMSDITVEGDEGIASLVQHLIEVHHRRRFAILKGPETHEESIRRLSACIQELQAHGIEVDPALIMPGTFTDVAGREAVRYLLDNHLTFDCLVCLNDWMAQGALEELAASGLRVPDDVSVIGFDGLDPSRYTLPPLTTVVQPLYEMGVLAIDVLDRIMAGGEEEHITLPCTAVIRESCGCNPHVSYTPGLHELPSYATPAERLAVQDLLRLMRLGDYHQMIFRLNRALDATASESGSMHRWNEYLSVIEYKTSVESDLSSKTQAMLTGAARALIGDKIGRFQAAKRVAVECSFDSLRKVSAMLSGTFELEQLMINLKQSLHLFGIHEGYLVKFLNRSDQVQLLMTIQDLEDEQAFSSTFPAQEILPPVLGKTWKQRRWVLLPLVYMDEPLGYFLVPFGMVLPALYDVLQEQVSSTFKGSLLLSQIRKHEKNLEEQVRVRTQDLLSEIKRRTELEQEVMEISTKTMERIGQDLHDDLCQYLLGISLLASSAKQRLGNKEGIIADELESISRHLNEAISKIKTISRGLMPLDLEHSSFQKRLEALVADSLRYAQVEIDVNVDPLFHIKDPTRELNLFRIVQEALTNAIKHSHASHIEISSSRIDGEEGETTLCLTVSDDGTGLPKKLQKRGLGLRIMRNRAAMADAELTIQSNEEGTTVSVLLKEKHA; encoded by the coding sequence TTGCAGTCCAAGCATCGTTGTATCGGAATATTTACTGCCAGTCTGGATGATGAGTATCAATCGGCCCTCTGGCATGCCATGGAACAGGAAGCCAAGAAGCGCAATATCGGCACGATTTCCTTCATCGGCTCCCGTCTTGGATCGCCGATCGCCAGTGAAGCCTCCTCCAACCTCGCTTACCATCTTGCCAGTGAACAGAACATAGACGGGCTGATAATCATCGCTTCTTCGTTGGCCACCTTTTTTACAACCGTTGATTTGAACAAGTTCTTCTCTCCTTGGTCTTCATTGCCCAGGGTTTCCATCGGCATGCGAATGCAGGGGATGAGCGATATAACAGTGGAAGGCGATGAGGGCATCGCTTCACTGGTGCAGCACCTGATTGAAGTGCACCACCGTCGTCGGTTTGCCATCCTCAAAGGCCCTGAAACCCATGAGGAGTCGATACGAAGACTGAGTGCCTGCATCCAAGAGCTTCAGGCTCACGGCATCGAAGTCGATCCCGCCCTGATCATGCCCGGTACCTTCACCGATGTGGCGGGAAGGGAGGCTGTCCGGTATCTACTCGACAATCACCTGACGTTCGACTGCCTCGTCTGTCTCAACGACTGGATGGCCCAGGGAGCCTTGGAAGAGCTTGCCGCATCGGGTCTTCGGGTTCCCGACGATGTGTCGGTCATCGGATTCGATGGACTGGACCCCTCCCGCTATACGCTTCCCCCCCTGACCACCGTCGTCCAGCCGCTGTATGAGATGGGCGTTCTTGCCATCGATGTCCTTGACCGGATCATGGCGGGAGGGGAGGAGGAGCATATCACACTGCCTTGCACGGCGGTGATCAGGGAGTCATGCGGTTGCAATCCCCATGTCAGCTATACTCCGGGTTTGCACGAGCTGCCAAGCTATGCAACCCCGGCGGAGAGACTGGCCGTTCAGGACCTGCTGCGTCTGATGCGCCTTGGTGACTACCATCAAATGATTTTCCGGCTCAACCGTGCCCTTGATGCCACTGCAAGCGAAAGCGGTTCGATGCATCGTTGGAACGAGTATCTTTCGGTGATCGAGTATAAGACAAGCGTGGAAAGCGATCTCAGCAGCAAGACACAGGCGATGCTCACCGGAGCTGCAAGAGCGCTCATCGGAGACAAGATCGGCCGCTTCCAGGCAGCAAAGCGTGTGGCTGTGGAGTGTTCGTTCGACTCGCTTCGCAAAGTAAGCGCCATGCTCAGCGGAACCTTCGAGCTTGAGCAGTTGATGATCAATCTCAAACAAAGCTTGCACCTCTTCGGCATACATGAAGGGTATTTGGTCAAGTTTCTCAACCGTTCGGACCAGGTTCAGTTGCTGATGACCATTCAGGATCTCGAGGACGAGCAGGCCTTCTCCTCTACGTTCCCGGCACAGGAGATTCTTCCCCCTGTGTTGGGGAAAACGTGGAAACAGCGTCGTTGGGTCCTGCTTCCGCTTGTCTATATGGATGAGCCGCTTGGTTACTTCCTGGTCCCCTTCGGCATGGTGCTGCCCGCTCTCTATGATGTGCTGCAGGAGCAGGTGTCCAGCACTTTCAAAGGTTCGTTGCTTCTCTCTCAGATTCGAAAGCACGAAAAGAATCTTGAGGAGCAGGTGAGAGTGAGAACACAGGACCTGCTTTCTGAGATCAAGCGGCGGACGGAGCTGGAACAGGAGGTCATGGAGATTTCAACCAAGACCATGGAACGGATCGGGCAGGACCTCCACGACGATTTGTGCCAATACCTGCTTGGCATCTCCTTGTTGGCTTCCTCTGCCAAGCAACGATTGGGAAACAAAGAAGGCATCATTGCCGATGAGCTTGAGTCCATCAGCAGGCATTTGAATGAGGCGATAAGCAAAATCAAGACGATCAGTCGCGGCCTGATGCCGCTTGACCTCGAACACTCGAGTTTCCAGAAGCGACTGGAGGCGTTGGTGGCGGACAGCCTGCGGTATGCCCAGGTGGAGATTGATGTGAATGTCGATCCCTTGTTTCATATAAAGGACCCCACCCGGGAGCTCAACTTGTTCCGTATCGTGCAGGAAGCACTGACCAATGCCATCAAGCACTCACATGCAAGCCATATAGAGATCTCATCCAGCAGAATTGATGGAGAGGAAGGTGAAACCACCCTGTGCCTCACCGTAAGCGATGATGGGACGGGACTACCCAAGAAGCTGCAAAAGCGCGGGCTGGGACTGAGAATCATGCGCAATCGTGCAGCCATGGCTGATGCCGAGCTTACCATCCAGAGCAACGAGGAGGGTACGACGGTGAGCGTACTACTGAAGGAGAAGCATGCATGA
- a CDS encoding ABC transporter substrate-binding protein, whose translation MKKSTVLLLLAIVLLIVPGFVFAGGAAEKPAAAPVAKGPIIIGSNSAPRTLNPLYFPSRQDSIVTNLIFDNFVQPDKEGRIVGGLAESFSVAADGVTYTFNLAKNVVWHDGEKFDGDDVVATLNMLAHPDYAGGVDRVNQIVGVEEFKANPTSTISGVSLSADKMTVTIKIKKPSATFLPGLYFQILPEHHIKNINLAELEKAAFNTNPVGTGPFKFKEWKVGNSITVEKNSAYWQGEPKVDSIIVKFGELVALTTQLQSGEIDMLEVEEEGYNTFKNNKNFNIYTYPMLSVDYVGFLTGPGRAADTRDDRPVFNKNIRQALAYATNKEALVNGAYGVMGYAHDSIFPKNSLGDSPNDNPYTFNLAKAKAMIEAEGYVMNNTTKFYEKNGKSLRIEMYYAESSAPQAAIFKEQWKAAGVDLNLKLVDFGALIGVLLRKSDANGKLANEVGYDQTTAATDSNFDTYLLGFAQESDPQEYAQYFVDDPFWNFYHYDNANVRTWFAEQEVTTDQAKRSAILHQISEQITEDLPWFTYAGKNETIIAGKNIGGLNPDTRGYTLDTHLWFLQ comes from the coding sequence ATGAAAAAATCCACAGTGCTTCTGCTACTCGCGATTGTGTTGCTCATCGTCCCCGGTTTCGTCTTTGCCGGAGGAGCAGCTGAGAAACCCGCCGCCGCACCTGTTGCAAAGGGCCCGATCATCATCGGCAGCAATAGTGCCCCCAGAACATTGAACCCCCTCTACTTCCCCAGTAGACAGGATTCAATCGTCACCAATCTGATCTTCGACAATTTCGTGCAACCTGACAAGGAAGGCAGGATAGTCGGAGGCCTGGCCGAGTCATTCTCCGTCGCCGCCGATGGCGTCACCTATACGTTCAACCTTGCCAAGAACGTAGTGTGGCATGACGGCGAAAAGTTTGACGGGGACGACGTCGTCGCCACACTGAACATGCTCGCTCACCCCGACTATGCAGGCGGTGTCGACCGCGTCAACCAGATTGTCGGTGTCGAGGAATTCAAGGCCAATCCGACTTCCACAATCTCCGGTGTCAGCCTGAGTGCGGACAAAATGACGGTGACCATCAAAATAAAGAAACCGTCGGCAACCTTCCTCCCCGGCCTGTATTTCCAGATTCTTCCCGAGCACCACATCAAGAACATCAACCTTGCAGAGCTCGAGAAGGCAGCCTTCAATACCAATCCCGTCGGTACCGGCCCCTTCAAATTCAAGGAATGGAAGGTAGGCAACTCAATTACCGTCGAGAAGAACAGTGCATACTGGCAGGGAGAACCGAAGGTGGACTCCATCATCGTGAAATTCGGTGAATTGGTAGCCTTGACCACCCAGTTGCAATCAGGTGAAATCGACATGCTCGAAGTCGAGGAAGAAGGTTACAACACCTTCAAGAATAACAAGAACTTCAACATTTACACCTACCCGATGCTCAGTGTCGACTATGTTGGATTCCTTACCGGACCCGGCAGGGCAGCCGACACCCGTGATGACCGTCCCGTCTTCAACAAGAACATCCGTCAGGCTCTCGCATATGCAACCAACAAAGAGGCTCTGGTCAATGGTGCCTACGGCGTGATGGGCTATGCACATGATTCGATTTTCCCGAAGAACTCACTAGGCGACAGTCCCAACGACAATCCGTACACCTTCAACCTTGCAAAGGCAAAAGCCATGATCGAGGCAGAAGGATATGTGATGAACAACACCACAAAGTTCTACGAGAAGAACGGCAAGAGCCTGCGCATCGAGATGTACTATGCTGAATCCAGCGCACCTCAAGCTGCAATTTTCAAGGAACAGTGGAAGGCCGCAGGCGTAGACTTGAATCTCAAGCTTGTTGACTTCGGCGCCCTCATCGGAGTACTGCTCAGAAAGAGCGACGCAAACGGCAAATTGGCAAATGAAGTCGGTTACGACCAAACCACTGCCGCCACCGACTCCAACTTTGACACCTACCTGCTTGGGTTCGCCCAGGAATCAGATCCTCAGGAGTATGCCCAGTACTTCGTCGACGATCCTTTCTGGAACTTCTATCACTACGACAATGCCAATGTACGCACGTGGTTTGCAGAGCAGGAAGTCACCACCGACCAGGCCAAGCGTTCAGCAATTCTTCACCAGATTTCCGAGCAGATCACCGAGGACCTTCCTTGGTTCACCTATGCAGGAAAGAACGAGACAATTATTGCCGGCAAGAACATTGGAGGTCTGAATCCCGATACCCGTGGATACACCCTCGATACTCACCTTTGGTTCCTTCAGTAA